One part of the Marinobacter sp. MDS2 genome encodes these proteins:
- a CDS encoding VWA domain-containing protein, whose product MADFHFIRPLWLGLIFAIPLLYILQNRLKHGDAGWSRYISPALLKPLIQRRRRASDRTTVSPFWPLSLAVIILATALAGPSWRQAPTPLKQPQDSLVIALDLSLSMLATDVNPDRLTLAKRKIRDILAQRQGGLTALLVYAGDAHVVTPLTEDHRTIEAMLSVLEPTIMPAQGNRADLAVKEAINLLGNGAPGRGRILLIADDVSGSYRDGIHEQLSATPYALSSLIVGTEEGGPIPLPRHGFIRDGNDIVITRADPGALADLARQSGGKSHEMTLDDSDIRALNVEPEATDGWQTNEDGLTINRWQDDGYWLLWLALPLLLIGWRRGAFAVLAFAMVPLTMAPRPAMALDWAGLWQREDQRGPELIEQNPSQAAEILEQPIWRGSALYRAGKYDEAIDAFSNSAETTSHYNRGNALARAGKLEEALKAYDRVLEEQPEHADAHFNRDLVKKLLEQQQKQNQNGDNDQNQNQSSKQDNSDSQNSDSQQGDKQQSGDDSERQDGEQQDRQSSEKQNQDGQQSQDQQQQEPEQTEEQQSGSAQPSKQDPEQGPEAEAPAPVTEQPLSQGQEQMLRRVPDNPGGLLQRKFLQQYQQRQTQRDEGDTPW is encoded by the coding sequence ATGGCTGATTTCCATTTTATACGGCCGCTATGGCTTGGACTGATCTTCGCCATTCCGCTGCTGTACATCCTCCAGAACCGTCTGAAACACGGCGATGCGGGCTGGAGCCGCTATATTTCTCCGGCCCTTCTCAAACCCTTGATTCAGCGGCGCCGCCGCGCATCTGACCGGACCACCGTGTCACCATTTTGGCCCCTCAGCCTGGCGGTAATTATTCTGGCCACCGCGCTGGCTGGCCCGAGTTGGAGGCAAGCACCCACGCCACTCAAACAACCACAGGACAGCCTGGTTATTGCGCTGGATTTGTCCCTGTCCATGCTGGCCACGGATGTGAACCCGGACCGGTTAACCCTGGCCAAACGCAAGATCCGGGATATTCTTGCACAGCGTCAGGGCGGTCTCACCGCACTGCTGGTGTATGCCGGGGATGCCCATGTGGTCACGCCCCTGACCGAAGACCATCGCACCATTGAAGCCATGCTCAGCGTGCTGGAGCCTACGATCATGCCGGCACAGGGCAACCGTGCCGACCTTGCCGTCAAAGAAGCAATTAACCTGCTGGGCAATGGCGCACCCGGGCGCGGACGCATTCTTCTGATTGCCGATGATGTATCCGGGAGCTATCGAGACGGCATTCACGAACAACTCAGCGCCACGCCATACGCTCTCAGTAGCCTGATCGTGGGTACCGAGGAAGGCGGCCCGATCCCCCTGCCCCGCCATGGTTTTATTCGGGACGGCAACGATATTGTGATTACCAGAGCTGATCCCGGTGCTCTCGCAGATCTGGCCCGTCAATCTGGCGGAAAAAGCCATGAAATGACGCTGGACGACAGCGACATTCGCGCATTGAACGTCGAACCCGAGGCAACTGATGGGTGGCAGACAAACGAGGATGGCCTCACCATCAACCGCTGGCAAGATGACGGTTACTGGCTGTTGTGGTTGGCGCTTCCTTTATTGCTGATCGGCTGGCGCCGTGGTGCTTTTGCCGTGCTTGCATTTGCCATGGTACCCCTCACGATGGCGCCAAGGCCCGCCATGGCATTGGACTGGGCTGGTCTCTGGCAACGGGAAGACCAGCGTGGGCCTGAGCTGATCGAACAAAACCCGAGCCAAGCGGCAGAAATCTTGGAGCAGCCTATCTGGCGAGGCTCAGCTCTGTATCGGGCCGGCAAGTATGACGAAGCCATCGACGCGTTCTCCAATTCTGCCGAGACTACCAGCCACTATAATCGCGGCAATGCCCTGGCCCGGGCCGGCAAACTTGAAGAAGCGCTTAAAGCCTACGACCGGGTATTGGAAGAACAGCCTGAACATGCCGACGCACACTTCAATCGTGATCTGGTGAAGAAACTGCTGGAACAGCAACAGAAGCAGAACCAGAACGGCGACAACGATCAGAATCAAAACCAGAGTTCCAAACAGGACAATTCCGACAGCCAGAACAGCGACTCCCAACAAGGCGACAAGCAACAGTCCGGGGACGACAGCGAGCGTCAGGACGGTGAGCAACAAGACCGACAGTCATCGGAGAAACAGAATCAGGACGGTCAGCAATCACAAGATCAGCAACAGCAGGAACCGGAACAGACGGAAGAGCAACAAAGTGGTAGTGCACAGCCATCAAAACAAGACCCGGAGCAAGGGCCTGAGGCCGAGGCACCCGCACCTGTGACCGAACAACCCCTGAGCCAGGGGCAAGAACAGATGCTACGTCGGGTCCCCGACAACCCCGGGGGATTGCTGCAACGCAAGTTCCTGCAACAGTATCAACAACGCCAGACCCAACGCGACGAGGGCGATACACCATGGTAA
- a CDS encoding DUF4381 domain-containing protein: MNPQDPLAQLRDIHLPETGGWWPPAPGWWLLVVLCVIALVALVWVWKRYRIRTRWKREAKAELKMLIRRATNEPSWYGELNRLLKRVARKTHTNRHPEAMTGAQWVDFLLETLPKDRIASRPTAEALVAATWQRKPALAPHDALDFASLWLEAQL; encoded by the coding sequence ATGAACCCGCAAGACCCGCTCGCCCAACTGAGAGATATTCATTTACCTGAAACCGGCGGCTGGTGGCCTCCGGCCCCCGGATGGTGGCTGCTTGTGGTTTTGTGCGTGATCGCGCTGGTTGCCTTGGTATGGGTCTGGAAACGGTATCGCATACGCACGCGGTGGAAGCGTGAAGCCAAAGCCGAACTGAAAATGTTGATCCGGCGCGCTACTAACGAACCAAGCTGGTACGGCGAACTCAACCGGCTGCTCAAGCGTGTTGCGCGCAAAACCCACACCAACCGCCACCCGGAAGCCATGACGGGTGCCCAATGGGTGGATTTTCTGTTGGAAACCCTGCCCAAAGACCGCATTGCTTCGCGGCCGACGGCGGAAGCACTGGTTGCGGCTACATGGCAGCGGAAACCGGCACTGGCACCCCATGACGCGCTGGATTTTGCCTCGCTATGGCTGGAGGCCCAGTTATGA
- a CDS encoding MoxR family ATPase, translated as MSLQQTFGALRAQLAKRIIGQDKLVDRLLIALLADGHLLVEGAPGLAKTTAVKALADHIEGDFHRIQFTPDLLPSDVTGSEIYRAETGLFEFQRGPIFHNLVLADEINRAPAKVQSALLEAMGERQISVGMQTFPLPKLFMVMATQNPIEQEGTYPLPEAQLDRFLMHVVIDYPSAEAEREILHLARSDYRQGIPNVDIRLTEDQVMEARQEISSIYMAEPVEQYLLALILATRDAAALDPELARWTAFGASPRGTIALDRCARALAWLDGRDYVTPDDIRTMAFDVLRHRILLTFEAEAEGMTADAVLQRLIDRVPVTA; from the coding sequence ATGTCGTTACAGCAAACATTCGGTGCCCTAAGAGCACAACTGGCAAAACGCATCATCGGCCAGGACAAGCTGGTAGACCGCCTATTGATTGCCCTTCTGGCCGATGGCCACTTACTGGTCGAAGGTGCACCCGGGCTGGCCAAAACCACTGCTGTAAAAGCCCTGGCCGACCACATCGAAGGCGACTTCCACCGGATTCAGTTCACACCTGACCTGTTACCTTCAGACGTTACCGGCAGTGAAATCTACCGGGCCGAAACCGGCCTGTTTGAATTCCAGCGCGGGCCTATATTCCACAATCTGGTGTTGGCCGACGAAATCAACCGCGCGCCGGCAAAGGTTCAATCTGCGCTTTTGGAAGCCATGGGCGAGCGCCAGATCAGTGTCGGCATGCAGACCTTTCCGCTGCCAAAACTGTTTATGGTCATGGCCACCCAGAACCCGATTGAGCAAGAAGGTACCTATCCGCTGCCCGAAGCCCAGCTCGACCGTTTTCTTATGCATGTGGTGATTGATTATCCAAGTGCCGAAGCTGAAAGGGAGATTCTGCACCTCGCCCGCAGCGACTACCGTCAGGGAATTCCGAACGTAGACATTCGTCTAACAGAAGACCAGGTGATGGAAGCCCGTCAGGAAATCTCTAGCATTTACATGGCGGAACCGGTTGAGCAGTATCTGCTGGCGTTGATTCTGGCGACGCGTGACGCCGCCGCTCTCGACCCGGAATTGGCTCGCTGGACCGCCTTTGGAGCCAGTCCACGGGGCACCATAGCCCTGGATCGCTGTGCTCGCGCGCTGGCCTGGCTGGACGGCCGGGACTACGTCACACCGGATGATATTCGCACCATGGCGTTTGACGTGCTTCGTCACCGGATTCTGCTGACCTTCGAGGCTGAAGCCGAGGGCATGACCGCCGATGCCGTACTTCAAAGGCTGATCGACCGGGTTCCGGTCACTGCCTGA
- a CDS encoding VWA domain-containing protein, with amino-acid sequence MISLAYPWALLLALLPLLLIARKPKSELVDAPVIPVGHWLSDMPGVSTQGKPNPWWRKLLVLAAWLCLVIALARPQHVGEQVQMPITGRDLMLVVDISPSMEEQDMVLHGRSINRLKAVKRVLNDFIDQREGDRLGLILFGTEPYVQAPLTFDRETVRTLLLESGLGMAGRATAIGDAVGLAVKRLRDRPQEQRVAIMLTDGANTAGEISPDKATDIAAAAGVRLYTIGIGADSVIQRGLLGTRRVNPSRDLDEELLTHMAKKTGGRYFRARSLPELEMIYDSINHLEPIEQEGQFFRPVTELYVWPAGVAIAIWLTLMVVRLAQSRSRFTPETEADHG; translated from the coding sequence ATGATCAGCCTGGCTTACCCGTGGGCACTATTGCTCGCTCTGCTACCACTGTTGCTTATCGCAAGAAAACCCAAAAGCGAGCTGGTAGACGCGCCGGTGATCCCTGTGGGTCATTGGCTATCCGATATGCCGGGAGTAAGCACACAGGGTAAGCCCAATCCATGGTGGCGAAAACTGCTGGTCCTGGCAGCCTGGCTTTGTCTGGTGATTGCGCTCGCACGACCGCAACATGTGGGCGAGCAGGTTCAAATGCCGATCACAGGCCGCGACCTGATGCTGGTGGTCGACATTTCACCCAGTATGGAAGAGCAGGACATGGTGCTGCATGGGCGCAGCATTAATCGGCTTAAAGCGGTAAAGCGGGTGCTGAACGACTTTATCGATCAGCGGGAGGGCGACAGGCTGGGCCTGATTCTTTTCGGCACAGAACCCTACGTTCAGGCCCCACTGACCTTCGACCGGGAAACAGTCCGAACGCTCCTGCTTGAATCCGGACTGGGCATGGCTGGCCGCGCTACGGCCATCGGCGATGCGGTCGGCCTTGCGGTGAAACGGCTACGTGACCGGCCCCAGGAACAGCGTGTTGCCATCATGCTGACCGATGGCGCCAATACCGCCGGCGAAATCAGTCCGGACAAAGCCACAGACATCGCAGCGGCAGCTGGCGTGAGGCTTTACACCATTGGTATCGGTGCTGACTCGGTGATTCAGCGCGGATTGCTGGGCACCCGCCGGGTGAACCCTTCGCGGGATCTGGATGAGGAGTTGCTTACCCACATGGCCAAAAAAACCGGGGGCCGGTACTTCCGTGCGCGAAGTTTGCCGGAGCTCGAGATGATTTATGACAGCATCAATCATCTGGAGCCGATTGAACAGGAAGGCCAGTTTTTCCGGCCAGTGACCGAGCTATACGTCTGGCCGGCTGGCGTTGCCATCGCTATCTGGCTCACGCTGATGGTCGTGCGCCTCGCCCAATCCCGCTCTCGCTTTACGCCGGAAACGGAGGCTGACCATGGCTGA
- a CDS encoding NAD-glutamate dehydrogenase: MNALTIASKEQFFDQLSEAFAQKIAKSEAKKIAEFARLHYAHIPLEELVSRRFSDTYGAVLAAWQFLQKRTADETPVSVFNPDLESDGWQSTHTVIFILHPNIPFLIDSLRMAVNQHEIGTHSIQHSVLQIEREKSGKLKKIHGAKKSASADYEAFIVLEIDRHTSPKDLASLEQSLQSVLHEVRIAVEDFPIVQDKVAGIIKELDGTMAGISAEDKKEAKAFMSWLADDHFTFLGYDEYDFVKDKKGMVVQRVANSELGIFRVNNERSEKVRLNELPQRTRDAMTRADDIFIFAKSAQRSRVHRPAYPDYIAVKKFNSKGEVVGERRFLGLYTSRVYNERPDEIPLLRRKFDAVMDGSGFMPSDYAGKELVQILTLYPRDELFQIETDELLKVAKSILYIQERRRIELFMREDVYGQFVTCLAFFPRDIYNTELRMKVEQVLMDRLDAHDIEFVTHFSESPLARVQFTIRVPQVENRDLPIAEIRDQVIDLAQSWRDGLDVALTEAYGEESGNELYRLWASGFPASYVAMFSPRRAAVDLEHIVAAVREKDLAMSFYRALEESESNLHFKLFYPDEPLPLSDVMPIFDNLGFRVIGEHPFEVTERSGQTVWIHDFTLQAYTGETLDIHRIRPIFEELFRRVWHGEAENDAFNRMMLTSYMGWREIALLRTYARYMRQIRFSNSQTFISNTLVNHVGLTNTLLEYFDVRFNPDRYKSAAKCEAAQQKLEIEFHAGLDNVDNLSEDRVLRLYLELMQATLRTNYFQPDAEGKPKPYISLKFDPTRIPDVPLPLPMFEIFVYSPRVEGVHLRGGKVARGGLRWSDRYEDYRTEVLGLVKAQQVKNAVIVPVGAKGGFVAKQLPSPSDREAFQAEGIEAYKTFIRGLLDITDNLADAGIQPPEQVVRHDEDDHYLVVAADKGTATFSDIANGLAAEYGFWMGDAFASGGSNGYDHKKMGITARGAWVSVERHFREMGINPAEDEFTAIGIGDMGGDVFGNGLLCSEKARLVAAFNHMHIFIDPNPDAEKTYKERKRLFEMPRSAWTDFDSKLISKGGGVFSRSAKSISLTPEIKKLLGIKADSVPPNMLIGHILKAEVDLLWVGGIGTYVKGASETHADVGDKANDGVRVNGAELRCKVVGEGGNLGFTQLGRIDYALKGGRLNTDFIDNSGGVDCSDHEVNMKILLNRAVAMGDLTQKQRNIMLEDMTDDVSALVLKNNYRQTQAISIANEDTFIRLEEYRRLMNSFENEDKLNRSLEFLPDDEALSERKLISKGLTRPELSVLISYVKGDLKQTLIDSSLPDNPLLEGEMYKVFPKGLTSKFKTELGEHQLRREIIATQIANDMVNHMGITFVERLQQSTGADAATIALAWIIARDVFRIDNWWDRIEALDYHVSAKLQLELMQDLMRLMRRSVRWLLRNRRAELNIQSHMERFADSVWAITSNLPEYLGEQAKADWEKRNAELIAAGIPKDLASVLSGTGHLYSSLGVIEAKETTKMPLKTVANLYYDLGDRLDLNWFADAIAALTPNSHWQALARESFREDLDWQQRALTTGVLQLAGKAEKVPECVQAWEEKNQNMIDRWNTMLAELKGVREPEYAMFSVALRELLDLAQSTLHQQPGE; the protein is encoded by the coding sequence ATGAACGCGCTGACAATCGCCAGCAAAGAGCAGTTTTTTGATCAGTTGTCAGAAGCCTTTGCACAAAAGATTGCAAAGAGCGAAGCGAAGAAAATTGCCGAGTTCGCCCGGTTGCATTATGCCCACATCCCCCTGGAAGAACTGGTAAGCCGACGATTTTCCGATACCTACGGTGCCGTTTTGGCCGCCTGGCAGTTTTTGCAAAAGCGTACAGCCGATGAAACCCCGGTGTCGGTATTCAACCCGGACCTCGAGAGTGACGGATGGCAGTCTACGCACACCGTCATTTTCATCTTGCATCCGAATATTCCGTTCCTGATCGACTCGCTACGTATGGCGGTCAATCAGCATGAAATCGGCACCCATTCGATCCAGCATTCGGTGCTTCAGATCGAACGTGAGAAGTCCGGCAAACTCAAAAAAATTCACGGTGCCAAGAAGTCTGCGTCCGCCGATTATGAAGCGTTTATCGTGTTGGAAATTGACCGGCACACGTCGCCGAAAGATCTCGCCAGTCTGGAACAAAGCCTGCAAAGCGTGTTGCACGAAGTCCGCATAGCCGTAGAAGATTTCCCGATCGTGCAAGACAAGGTTGCCGGTATTATTAAAGAGTTGGACGGCACCATGGCGGGCATCAGTGCCGAAGACAAGAAAGAAGCCAAAGCGTTTATGAGCTGGCTGGCGGATGACCATTTCACCTTTCTGGGTTACGACGAATACGATTTCGTCAAAGACAAAAAAGGCATGGTGGTGCAGCGTGTTGCCAATTCGGAGCTGGGGATATTCCGCGTTAATAACGAACGCTCCGAAAAGGTAAGGCTGAACGAGTTGCCTCAGCGAACCCGCGACGCGATGACCCGCGCCGACGACATCTTTATATTTGCCAAGTCGGCCCAGCGTTCCCGCGTGCACCGCCCGGCTTACCCCGACTACATTGCCGTCAAAAAATTCAACAGCAAAGGCGAAGTGGTGGGCGAACGCCGCTTTCTTGGCTTGTATACCTCCCGTGTCTACAACGAACGCCCGGATGAAATTCCCCTGTTGCGCCGTAAATTCGATGCGGTCATGGACGGCTCCGGCTTCATGCCGAGCGATTATGCCGGGAAAGAGCTGGTGCAGATTCTGACGCTGTACCCGCGCGATGAATTGTTCCAGATTGAAACGGATGAGCTGCTGAAAGTGGCGAAAAGCATCCTGTATATACAGGAGCGCCGTCGTATTGAGTTGTTCATGCGTGAAGACGTGTATGGGCAGTTCGTGACGTGCCTGGCTTTCTTCCCGCGGGATATCTACAACACCGAGCTGCGCATGAAAGTGGAGCAGGTGTTGATGGACCGGTTGGATGCCCACGACATCGAATTCGTGACCCACTTTTCCGAGTCTCCGCTGGCTCGGGTGCAGTTCACCATCCGGGTGCCTCAGGTTGAAAACCGTGATCTGCCGATAGCCGAGATTCGCGATCAGGTGATTGATCTTGCCCAGTCGTGGCGTGACGGACTCGACGTGGCACTGACCGAGGCCTACGGAGAGGAGTCCGGCAACGAATTGTACCGGTTGTGGGCGAGCGGTTTTCCGGCCAGCTATGTCGCCATGTTCTCGCCCAGGCGAGCCGCCGTGGATCTGGAGCACATTGTCGCAGCCGTTCGCGAGAAAGATCTTGCGATGAGCTTCTACCGGGCGCTGGAAGAATCTGAAAGCAATCTGCACTTTAAACTTTTCTACCCGGATGAACCTTTGCCGTTATCCGATGTGATGCCCATTTTCGACAATCTGGGTTTCCGTGTTATCGGTGAGCACCCGTTTGAGGTGACTGAACGTTCAGGCCAGACGGTGTGGATTCATGATTTCACCTTGCAGGCGTATACCGGCGAGACACTGGATATCCACCGTATCCGTCCGATTTTCGAAGAGCTGTTCCGGCGGGTCTGGCATGGTGAGGCAGAAAACGATGCGTTCAACCGCATGATGCTGACCTCCTATATGGGGTGGCGAGAAATTGCCTTGTTGCGTACATACGCCCGTTACATGCGCCAGATTCGTTTCTCGAACAGTCAGACGTTCATCTCCAACACCTTGGTGAACCATGTTGGTCTGACCAACACCTTGCTGGAATACTTTGATGTTCGATTCAACCCGGATCGCTATAAGAGTGCTGCAAAGTGCGAGGCGGCGCAGCAGAAGCTGGAAATCGAATTCCACGCCGGTTTGGACAACGTCGACAACCTGAGTGAAGACCGGGTTCTGAGGCTTTATCTTGAGTTGATGCAAGCAACCCTGCGCACCAACTATTTCCAACCGGACGCAGAAGGAAAGCCGAAGCCGTACATCAGTTTGAAATTCGATCCGACTCGAATCCCGGATGTGCCCTTGCCGCTCCCCATGTTCGAGATCTTTGTGTATTCGCCAAGGGTTGAAGGGGTGCACTTGCGAGGCGGCAAGGTTGCCCGAGGCGGTTTGCGTTGGTCTGACCGTTACGAGGACTACCGCACCGAAGTTCTCGGGCTGGTAAAAGCACAGCAGGTGAAGAACGCGGTGATTGTACCGGTTGGCGCCAAAGGCGGCTTCGTGGCCAAACAGTTGCCTTCGCCGTCTGATCGCGAAGCTTTCCAGGCCGAAGGCATCGAGGCATATAAAACCTTTATCCGCGGCTTGCTGGATATTACGGATAATCTGGCAGATGCCGGAATTCAGCCCCCTGAACAGGTAGTTCGGCATGATGAAGACGACCACTACCTGGTTGTGGCCGCAGACAAGGGAACGGCGACTTTCTCGGACATTGCCAACGGTCTGGCGGCGGAATACGGCTTCTGGATGGGCGATGCCTTCGCTTCGGGCGGCAGTAACGGTTATGACCACAAGAAGATGGGCATTACCGCTCGCGGTGCCTGGGTCTCGGTGGAACGACACTTCCGGGAAATGGGCATTAACCCTGCAGAAGATGAGTTCACCGCTATCGGCATCGGCGACATGGGCGGCGATGTGTTTGGTAACGGGTTGCTGTGCTCCGAGAAAGCCCGGTTGGTGGCCGCATTCAACCACATGCACATTTTCATAGACCCGAATCCGGATGCCGAAAAAACGTATAAAGAGCGCAAGCGGCTGTTTGAGATGCCGCGTTCGGCGTGGACAGATTTCGACTCGAAGTTGATTTCCAAGGGCGGTGGCGTATTCAGTCGTTCGGCGAAATCCATCTCCCTGACGCCCGAGATCAAGAAACTGCTGGGCATCAAGGCAGACAGTGTTCCGCCAAATATGTTGATTGGCCACATTTTGAAGGCCGAAGTGGACCTGCTTTGGGTGGGTGGCATTGGCACCTACGTGAAAGGCGCGTCAGAAACTCACGCCGATGTTGGCGACAAGGCCAACGACGGTGTCCGGGTTAATGGCGCAGAGCTGCGCTGCAAAGTGGTCGGTGAAGGCGGGAACCTCGGTTTCACCCAGCTTGGCCGGATTGATTACGCCCTCAAAGGTGGCCGTTTGAACACCGACTTCATTGATAACTCCGGTGGTGTGGATTGCTCCGACCACGAGGTCAATATGAAGATCTTGCTCAACCGCGCCGTGGCCATGGGTGATCTGACCCAAAAACAACGCAATATCATGTTGGAAGACATGACCGATGATGTGTCTGCTCTGGTCCTGAAAAATAACTATCGACAGACTCAGGCGATCAGCATTGCCAACGAAGATACCTTCATTCGACTGGAAGAATACCGTCGGCTGATGAACTCGTTCGAAAACGAGGACAAACTCAACCGGAGTCTGGAGTTCTTGCCGGACGACGAGGCGTTGTCAGAGCGGAAACTCATCTCCAAAGGTTTGACCCGGCCTGAATTGTCGGTGCTGATCTCCTACGTGAAGGGCGATCTTAAACAAACCCTGATAGACAGCAGCTTGCCGGATAATCCGCTACTTGAGGGGGAAATGTACAAGGTCTTCCCGAAAGGGCTCACCAGTAAATTCAAGACAGAGCTGGGTGAGCACCAGTTGCGGCGGGAAATCATTGCCACACAGATTGCCAACGACATGGTAAACCACATGGGAATTACCTTTGTTGAGCGTTTGCAGCAATCGACCGGCGCAGATGCGGCGACCATTGCATTGGCGTGGATTATTGCCCGGGATGTGTTCCGTATTGACAACTGGTGGGACAGAATCGAAGCCTTGGACTATCACGTATCGGCGAAGCTCCAGTTGGAGCTGATGCAGGATCTGATGCGCCTGATGCGCCGTTCGGTTCGCTGGTTGCTGCGTAATCGCCGGGCGGAGCTTAACATTCAGAGCCACATGGAGCGATTTGCGGATAGCGTGTGGGCCATCACCTCGAATCTGCCGGAATACCTCGGTGAACAAGCCAAGGCAGATTGGGAAAAACGCAATGCAGAACTGATCGCGGCGGGGATTCCGAAAGATCTGGCATCGGTGCTCTCCGGAACAGGCCATTTGTATTCGTCACTGGGTGTTATCGAAGCCAAAGAGACGACAAAAATGCCGCTCAAAACGGTCGCGAACCTGTATTACGATCTGGGTGACCGGCTCGATTTGAATTGGTTCGCCGACGCGATTGCGGCTCTTACGCCGAACTCGCACTGGCAAGCTCTGGCGCGGGAAAGCTTCCGGGAAGACCTCGACTGGCAGCAACGGGCATTGACCACCGGGGTGCTCCAGCTCGCCGGCAAGGCTGAGAAAGTGCCCGAGTGTGTGCAGGCATGGGAAGAGAAAAACCAGAATATGATCGACCGCTGGAACACCATGCTGGCGGAGCTGAAGGGCGTGAGGGAGCCTGAATACGCCATGTTCTCGGTGGCGCTGCGTGAGTTGCTGGATCTGGCGCAAAGCACCCTGCACCAGCAGCCTGGCGAGTAA
- a CDS encoding DUF58 domain-containing protein — MGNTAVTHATLQDLVRLQADARALKLPSARQVRGRQAGLRQSRQRGRGMTFAEVRQYQPGDDIRSIDWRVTARRQSPHTKLFEEERERPVLLLADLGPTLFFASTGAYKQARCAQLTALLAWLALMAGDQVGGLVFNHEQLEVLRPARRKKSLLRLLDTVAKQQHLPETPPGLSIPEGPDLNKALAEARRVAHTGSRIFIISDFMSLSPDTTTLLGALARHNSVTALRVMDPLEKQLPRSGRFAVAGPEGPVWFDASNPSFKRAWNAKISSHEHQLAECFRTSGVQASTIMTQDNPAEALRLHLGPGGRI, encoded by the coding sequence ATGGGCAACACAGCAGTCACCCACGCCACCTTGCAAGACCTGGTTCGGTTACAGGCCGATGCCAGGGCTTTGAAACTGCCCTCGGCCCGGCAAGTGCGAGGCCGTCAGGCTGGCTTGAGACAATCGCGTCAGCGCGGCCGGGGCATGACATTTGCCGAGGTTCGGCAATATCAGCCCGGCGACGACATTCGCAGCATTGACTGGCGCGTGACTGCACGCCGGCAATCGCCACACACCAAACTGTTCGAGGAAGAACGCGAACGCCCGGTTCTGTTGCTTGCTGATCTGGGGCCCACACTGTTCTTCGCCAGCACCGGCGCATACAAACAAGCCCGCTGCGCACAACTGACCGCGTTGCTGGCCTGGCTAGCCCTTATGGCCGGCGATCAGGTGGGCGGCCTGGTCTTTAATCATGAGCAGCTTGAAGTCTTGCGGCCGGCTCGGCGCAAGAAATCACTGTTGCGGCTGCTGGACACAGTTGCCAAACAGCAACATCTACCGGAAACGCCTCCGGGCCTTTCAATTCCGGAAGGCCCGGATCTGAACAAAGCATTGGCCGAAGCACGCCGGGTGGCTCATACCGGCAGCCGCATTTTCATCATCAGCGATTTCATGAGCCTCTCGCCTGACACCACCACCCTGTTAGGCGCGCTCGCAAGGCACAATAGCGTGACCGCCCTGAGGGTAATGGATCCGCTGGAAAAGCAACTGCCCCGTAGCGGTCGGTTCGCAGTCGCCGGTCCGGAAGGCCCTGTCTGGTTTGATGCATCCAATCCAAGTTTCAAGCGGGCCTGGAACGCCAAAATTTCCAGCCACGAACATCAGCTGGCAGAGTGTTTTCGAACCTCTGGCGTACAAGCTTCCACCATTATGACTCAGGACAACCCGGCGGAAGCCCTAAGGCTTCATCTCGGCCCCGGAGGACGGATCTGA